Below is a genomic region from Billgrantia tianxiuensis.
CAGCAGCTGCTTGCACATGCCGAAGAGATGGCGCGCCACGCCTTCGAGGCGGGCGAGAGCCTTTCCGACAAGAACCGCCAGCTCAGCGGCCAGATTCGCCTGGGCGTGACCGAAGGCTTCGGCACCTGGGTGATCGCCCCGCTGCTCTCGGCCTTCTGCGAGCGCCACCCGGGGATCACCCTGGATCTGTTGGCCCTGCCGCGGGTGGTCAACCTGAGCCGTCACGAGGCCGATCTGGCGATCACCGTGGAGCGCCCGGCAAGCCAGGGGCTGGTCATCTCGCGGCTGTGCGACTACCGCCTGCGTCTCTACGGCAGCCAGAGCTACTTCCGCCGCCATGGCCGCCCGGCACGGCTCGACGAACTGGGCCGCCACCGGCTGATCGGCTACGTCGACGACCTGATCTTCAGCGAGCAGTTGAGCTACCTCGACCCGCTGCTCGATCCTGCGGTGGTGGGCACAACACCGCATTTCTCGATTCGCAGCACCAGCGTCACCACCCAGCACGCCGCCGCCCTGCAGGGGGCAGGGCTCGCCGTGCTTCCGTGCTTCATGGCCGAGACCGGAGACCGGCTCGAGAGCGTGCTAAACAAAGAAGTGGAGATCGTGCGCCAGTTCTGGATCACCTCACGCCAGGAGCAGCGCCGCCTGGCGCGGGTGAGGCTGCTGTGGGATTTCCTGCGTGAGGCGTTGGAGGCCAACCAGGCGCTGTTGATGGGTGAGGCGCGGGAGCTGGTGCTGCCCAGCGCCTGAGCTCCACTACCCAGCCGCAACGCCCAGCCGCGCTCACGTCACCGCCCCGCGCTGCTGAAAGCGCGGCGCGAGATACTCGCC
It encodes:
- a CDS encoding LysR family transcriptional regulator, translating into MLDWQDIQIFLEVARSQRLTDAARRLGLDHSTLSRRTRRFEQKLNTQLFERSTHGYHLTEAGQQLLAHAEEMARHAFEAGESLSDKNRQLSGQIRLGVTEGFGTWVIAPLLSAFCERHPGITLDLLALPRVVNLSRHEADLAITVERPASQGLVISRLCDYRLRLYGSQSYFRRHGRPARLDELGRHRLIGYVDDLIFSEQLSYLDPLLDPAVVGTTPHFSIRSTSVTTQHAAALQGAGLAVLPCFMAETGDRLESVLNKEVEIVRQFWITSRQEQRRLARVRLLWDFLREALEANQALLMGEARELVLPSA